A region from the Pelodiscus sinensis isolate JC-2024 chromosome 11, ASM4963464v1, whole genome shotgun sequence genome encodes:
- the SEMA3B gene encoding semaphorin-3B isoform X2 yields the protein MFSLEKRSQLEGEPAGFRYVIKRTVINCSPGPLTVGQEAGRKLQQESLRLELSAAQSPARRRAGKVTMVPTLLLLLLSLLGARGRMDGPHPRLRLSFQELKARHGLHTYGLERSCCYEVLLLDEERGRLFVGAKNHLASLSLDNISQQDKKIYWPAPVEWREECNWAGKDINAECMNFIKILHPYNRTHLFACGTGAFHPTCAYVEVGQRVEEPVFKLDTAAIEDGKGKSPYDPRHAAASVLVGEELYSGVATDLMGRDFTIFRSLGPRPSIRTEQHDSRWLNEPKFVDVFWIPESENPDDDKIYFFFRETAVEGQPGLGKASFARIGQVCRNDLGGQRSLVNKWTTFLKARLVCAVPGSDGSDTFFDELRDVFLLRTRDTRNPLLYAVFSTSSSVFRGSAVCLYNMHDIRRAFLGPFAHKEGPNYQWVSYQGRVPYPRPGMCPSKTFGTFSSTKDFPDDVIQFARNHPLMASPVLPQGRRPVFLQTSGDATFTRIAVDRVTAADGHYDVLFIGTDVGTVLKVVSVPKESWQNMEELLLEELQVFKDSSPVTSMQISSKRQQLYVGSTTSLSQLALHRCGIYGKGCAECCLARDPYCAWNGTSCTRYMPNTKRRFRRQDVRNGDPNTLCSGDPHSGSVPEKKLYGVEGSSAFLECVPKSLQARVLWTYQKASGTPRKEVPLDERVVQTERGILLRSVARRDAGLYLCQATEHGFTQSLLRLRLEVLSAREEPPAVPPSSKLWYQDFLQLVDHPNLGAVDRVCQQLWGRQASQAKPHKWKHLEEARRARKRRTHEPPRAERGPRSAATW from the exons atgtttagtcttgagaaaaggagCCAGCTGGAGGGGGAACCTGCTGGCTTCCGATAcgttataaagaggacagtgatcaattgttctccggGTCCACTGACAGTAGGACAAGAAGCCGGGCGGAAGCTGCAACAGGAGAGCTTGAGGTTGGAG CTGTCTGCGGCTCAGAGTCCAGCCCGCCGCCGAGCCGGGAAAGTGACCATGGTgcccacgctgctgctgctgctgctctcgcTCCTGGGCGCACGGGGCAGGATGGacggcccccaccccaggctcagGCTGTCCTTCCAAG AGCTAAAAGCCCGCCACGGGTTGCACACCTACGGGCTGGAGCGCTCCTGCTGCTACGAGGTGCTGCTCCTGGACGAGGAGCGGGGCCGGCTCTTCGTGGGCGCCAAGAACCACCTGGCCTCCCTGAGCCTGGACAACATCAGCCAGCAGGACAAGAAg ATCTACTGGCCGGCGCCCGTGGAGTGGCGAGAGGAGTGCAACTGGGCCGGCAAAGACATCAAT GCCGAGTGTATGAACTTCATCAAGATCCTGCACCCGTACAACCGCACCCACCTGTTCGCCTGCGGCACGGGCGCCTTCCACCCCACCTGCGCCTACGTGGAGGTCGGCCAGCGCGTGGAG GAGCCCGTCTTTAAGCTGGACACGGCGGCCATAGAGGATGGCAAAGGGAAGAGCCCGTATGACCCACGGCACGCAGCTGCCTCGGTGCTTGTGG GGGAGGAGCTGTATTCCGGGGTGGCCACCGACCTGATGGGCCGGGACTTCACCATCTTCCGCAGCCTGGGGCCGCGCCCGTCCATCCGCACGGAGCAGCACGACTCCCGCTGGCTCAACG AGCCCAAGTTCGTGGACGTGTTCTGGATCCCCGAGAGCGAGAACCCGGACGACGACAAGATCTACTTCTTCTTCCGCGAGACGGCGGTGGAGGGGCAGCCGGGGCTGGGCAAGGCCAGCTTCGCCCGCATCGGCCAGGTCTGCAGG aaCGACCTGGGCGGGCAGCGGAGCCTGGTGAACAAGTGGACGACGTTCCTGAAGGCCAGGCTGGTGTGTGCGGTGCCGGGCAGCGACGGGAGCGACACCTTCTTCGACGAGCTCC GTGACGTCTTCCTGCTGCGAACAAGGGACACACGCAACCCCCTGCTCTATGCTGTCTTCTCCACCTCCAG CTCGGTGTTCAGGGGCTCTGCCGTCTGCCTGTACAACATGCACGACATCCGCCGAGCCTTCCTGGGGCCCTTCGCCCACAAGGAGGGGCCCAACTACCAGTGGGTGTCGTACCAGGGCCGTGTGCCCTACCCCCGCCCGGGCATG tgccccagcaAAACCTTCGGCACCTTTAGCtccaccaaggatttccccgacGACGTGATCCAGTTCGCCCGCAACCACCCGCTCATGGCCAGCCCGGTGCTGCCGCAGGGTCGGCGCCCCGTCTTCCTGCAGACCAGCGGGGACGCCACCTTCACCCGCATCGCCGTGGACCGGGTGACGGCCGCCGACGGGCACTACGACGTCCTCTTCATTGGCACAG ACGTTGGCACGGTGCTGAAGGTGGTCTCGGTGCCCAAGGAGAGCTGGCAGAACatggaggagctgctgctggaggagctgcAGGTGTTTAAG GACTCGTCCCCCGTCACCAGCATGCAGATCTCGTCCAAGCGG CAACAGCTCTACGTGGGCTCCACAACGTCGCTGTCCCAGCTGGCCCTGCACCGCTGCGGGATCTACGGCAAGGGCTGCGCCGAGTGCTGCCTGGCCAGGGACCCCTACTGCGCCTGGAACGGCACCAGCTGCACCCGCTACATGCCCAACACCAAGCG GCGCTTTCGGCGGCAGGATGTCCGGAACGGGGACCCCAACACGCTGTGCTCTGGAG ATCCCCACAGCGGCAGCGTGCCGGAGAAGAAGCTGTACGGGGTGGAGGGCAGCAGCGCCTTCCTGGAGTGTGTGCCCAAGTCCCTGCAGGCTCGCGTGCTGTGGACCTACCAGAAAGCCAGCGGCACCCCCAGGAAAGAG GTGCCGCTGGACGAGCGGGTGGTGCAGACGGAGCGGGGCATCCTGCTGCGCAGCGTGGCGCGCCGGGACGCCGGGCTGTACCTGTGCCAGGCCACGGAGCACGGCTTCACGCAGAGCCTGCTGCGCCTCCGGCTGGAGGTGCTGAGCGCCCGGGAGGAGCCGCCCGCCGTGCCGCCCAGCTCCAAGCTGTGGTACCAGGACTTCCTGCAGCTGGTGGACCACCCCAACCTCGGCGCCGTCGACCGGGTCTGCCAGCAGCTGTGGGGCCGCCAGGCCTCCCAGGCCAAGCCCCACAAGTGGAAGCACCTGGAGGAGGCGCGGAGAGCCCGCAAGCGGCGCACCCACGAGCCGCCCCGCGCCGAGAGGGGCCCCCGCAGCGCCGCCACCTGGTGA
- the SEMA3B gene encoding semaphorin-3B isoform X5, whose amino-acid sequence MVPTLLLLLLSLLGARGRMDGPHPRLRLSFQELKARHGLHTYGLERSCCYEVLLLDEERGRLFVGAKNHLASLSLDNISQQDKKIYWPAPVEWREECNWAGKDINAECMNFIKILHPYNRTHLFACGTGAFHPTCAYVEVGQRVEEPVFKLDTAAIEDGKGKSPYDPRHAAASVLVGEELYSGVATDLMGRDFTIFRSLGPRPSIRTEQHDSRWLNEPKFVDVFWIPESENPDDDKIYFFFRETAVEGQPGLGKASFARIGQVCRNDLGGQRSLVNKWTTFLKARLVCAVPGSDGSDTFFDELRDVFLLRTRDTRNPLLYAVFSTSSSVFRGSAVCLYNMHDIRRAFLGPFAHKEGPNYQWVSYQGRVPYPRPGMCPSKTFGTFSSTKDFPDDVIQFARNHPLMASPVLPQGRRPVFLQTSGDATFTRIAVDRVTAADGHYDVLFIGTDVGTVLKVVSVPKESWQNMEELLLEELQVFKDSSPVTSMQISSKRQQLYVGSTTSLSQLALHRCGIYGKGCAECCLARDPYCAWNGTSCTRYMPNTKRRFRRQDVRNGDPNTLCSGDPHSGSVPEKKLYGVEGSSAFLECVPKSLQARVLWTYQKASGTPRKEVPLDERVVQTERGILLRSVARRDAGLYLCQATEHGFTQSLLRLRLEVLSAREEPPAVPPSSKLWYQDFLQLVDHPNLGAVDRVCQQLWGRQASQAKPHKWKHLEEARRARKRRTHEPPRAERGPRSAATW is encoded by the exons ATGGTgcccacgctgctgctgctgctgctctcgcTCCTGGGCGCACGGGGCAGGATGGacggcccccaccccaggctcagGCTGTCCTTCCAAG AGCTAAAAGCCCGCCACGGGTTGCACACCTACGGGCTGGAGCGCTCCTGCTGCTACGAGGTGCTGCTCCTGGACGAGGAGCGGGGCCGGCTCTTCGTGGGCGCCAAGAACCACCTGGCCTCCCTGAGCCTGGACAACATCAGCCAGCAGGACAAGAAg ATCTACTGGCCGGCGCCCGTGGAGTGGCGAGAGGAGTGCAACTGGGCCGGCAAAGACATCAAT GCCGAGTGTATGAACTTCATCAAGATCCTGCACCCGTACAACCGCACCCACCTGTTCGCCTGCGGCACGGGCGCCTTCCACCCCACCTGCGCCTACGTGGAGGTCGGCCAGCGCGTGGAG GAGCCCGTCTTTAAGCTGGACACGGCGGCCATAGAGGATGGCAAAGGGAAGAGCCCGTATGACCCACGGCACGCAGCTGCCTCGGTGCTTGTGG GGGAGGAGCTGTATTCCGGGGTGGCCACCGACCTGATGGGCCGGGACTTCACCATCTTCCGCAGCCTGGGGCCGCGCCCGTCCATCCGCACGGAGCAGCACGACTCCCGCTGGCTCAACG AGCCCAAGTTCGTGGACGTGTTCTGGATCCCCGAGAGCGAGAACCCGGACGACGACAAGATCTACTTCTTCTTCCGCGAGACGGCGGTGGAGGGGCAGCCGGGGCTGGGCAAGGCCAGCTTCGCCCGCATCGGCCAGGTCTGCAGG aaCGACCTGGGCGGGCAGCGGAGCCTGGTGAACAAGTGGACGACGTTCCTGAAGGCCAGGCTGGTGTGTGCGGTGCCGGGCAGCGACGGGAGCGACACCTTCTTCGACGAGCTCC GTGACGTCTTCCTGCTGCGAACAAGGGACACACGCAACCCCCTGCTCTATGCTGTCTTCTCCACCTCCAG CTCGGTGTTCAGGGGCTCTGCCGTCTGCCTGTACAACATGCACGACATCCGCCGAGCCTTCCTGGGGCCCTTCGCCCACAAGGAGGGGCCCAACTACCAGTGGGTGTCGTACCAGGGCCGTGTGCCCTACCCCCGCCCGGGCATG tgccccagcaAAACCTTCGGCACCTTTAGCtccaccaaggatttccccgacGACGTGATCCAGTTCGCCCGCAACCACCCGCTCATGGCCAGCCCGGTGCTGCCGCAGGGTCGGCGCCCCGTCTTCCTGCAGACCAGCGGGGACGCCACCTTCACCCGCATCGCCGTGGACCGGGTGACGGCCGCCGACGGGCACTACGACGTCCTCTTCATTGGCACAG ACGTTGGCACGGTGCTGAAGGTGGTCTCGGTGCCCAAGGAGAGCTGGCAGAACatggaggagctgctgctggaggagctgcAGGTGTTTAAG GACTCGTCCCCCGTCACCAGCATGCAGATCTCGTCCAAGCGG CAACAGCTCTACGTGGGCTCCACAACGTCGCTGTCCCAGCTGGCCCTGCACCGCTGCGGGATCTACGGCAAGGGCTGCGCCGAGTGCTGCCTGGCCAGGGACCCCTACTGCGCCTGGAACGGCACCAGCTGCACCCGCTACATGCCCAACACCAAGCG GCGCTTTCGGCGGCAGGATGTCCGGAACGGGGACCCCAACACGCTGTGCTCTGGAG ATCCCCACAGCGGCAGCGTGCCGGAGAAGAAGCTGTACGGGGTGGAGGGCAGCAGCGCCTTCCTGGAGTGTGTGCCCAAGTCCCTGCAGGCTCGCGTGCTGTGGACCTACCAGAAAGCCAGCGGCACCCCCAGGAAAGAG GTGCCGCTGGACGAGCGGGTGGTGCAGACGGAGCGGGGCATCCTGCTGCGCAGCGTGGCGCGCCGGGACGCCGGGCTGTACCTGTGCCAGGCCACGGAGCACGGCTTCACGCAGAGCCTGCTGCGCCTCCGGCTGGAGGTGCTGAGCGCCCGGGAGGAGCCGCCCGCCGTGCCGCCCAGCTCCAAGCTGTGGTACCAGGACTTCCTGCAGCTGGTGGACCACCCCAACCTCGGCGCCGTCGACCGGGTCTGCCAGCAGCTGTGGGGCCGCCAGGCCTCCCAGGCCAAGCCCCACAAGTGGAAGCACCTGGAGGAGGCGCGGAGAGCCCGCAAGCGGCGCACCCACGAGCCGCCCCGCGCCGAGAGGGGCCCCCGCAGCGCCGCCACCTGGTGA
- the SEMA3B gene encoding semaphorin-3B isoform X4 translates to MCEGAGPSCQRSRKSWRDCILLLWLSAAQSPARRRAGKVTMVPTLLLLLLSLLGARGRMDGPHPRLRLSFQELKARHGLHTYGLERSCCYEVLLLDEERGRLFVGAKNHLASLSLDNISQQDKKIYWPAPVEWREECNWAGKDINAECMNFIKILHPYNRTHLFACGTGAFHPTCAYVEVGQRVEEPVFKLDTAAIEDGKGKSPYDPRHAAASVLVGEELYSGVATDLMGRDFTIFRSLGPRPSIRTEQHDSRWLNEPKFVDVFWIPESENPDDDKIYFFFRETAVEGQPGLGKASFARIGQVCRNDLGGQRSLVNKWTTFLKARLVCAVPGSDGSDTFFDELRDVFLLRTRDTRNPLLYAVFSTSSSVFRGSAVCLYNMHDIRRAFLGPFAHKEGPNYQWVSYQGRVPYPRPGMCPSKTFGTFSSTKDFPDDVIQFARNHPLMASPVLPQGRRPVFLQTSGDATFTRIAVDRVTAADGHYDVLFIGTDVGTVLKVVSVPKESWQNMEELLLEELQVFKDSSPVTSMQISSKRQQLYVGSTTSLSQLALHRCGIYGKGCAECCLARDPYCAWNGTSCTRYMPNTKRRFRRQDVRNGDPNTLCSGDPHSGSVPEKKLYGVEGSSAFLECVPKSLQARVLWTYQKASGTPRKEVPLDERVVQTERGILLRSVARRDAGLYLCQATEHGFTQSLLRLRLEVLSAREEPPAVPPSSKLWYQDFLQLVDHPNLGAVDRVCQQLWGRQASQAKPHKWKHLEEARRARKRRTHEPPRAERGPRSAATW, encoded by the exons CTGTCTGCGGCTCAGAGTCCAGCCCGCCGCCGAGCCGGGAAAGTGACCATGGTgcccacgctgctgctgctgctgctctcgcTCCTGGGCGCACGGGGCAGGATGGacggcccccaccccaggctcagGCTGTCCTTCCAAG AGCTAAAAGCCCGCCACGGGTTGCACACCTACGGGCTGGAGCGCTCCTGCTGCTACGAGGTGCTGCTCCTGGACGAGGAGCGGGGCCGGCTCTTCGTGGGCGCCAAGAACCACCTGGCCTCCCTGAGCCTGGACAACATCAGCCAGCAGGACAAGAAg ATCTACTGGCCGGCGCCCGTGGAGTGGCGAGAGGAGTGCAACTGGGCCGGCAAAGACATCAAT GCCGAGTGTATGAACTTCATCAAGATCCTGCACCCGTACAACCGCACCCACCTGTTCGCCTGCGGCACGGGCGCCTTCCACCCCACCTGCGCCTACGTGGAGGTCGGCCAGCGCGTGGAG GAGCCCGTCTTTAAGCTGGACACGGCGGCCATAGAGGATGGCAAAGGGAAGAGCCCGTATGACCCACGGCACGCAGCTGCCTCGGTGCTTGTGG GGGAGGAGCTGTATTCCGGGGTGGCCACCGACCTGATGGGCCGGGACTTCACCATCTTCCGCAGCCTGGGGCCGCGCCCGTCCATCCGCACGGAGCAGCACGACTCCCGCTGGCTCAACG AGCCCAAGTTCGTGGACGTGTTCTGGATCCCCGAGAGCGAGAACCCGGACGACGACAAGATCTACTTCTTCTTCCGCGAGACGGCGGTGGAGGGGCAGCCGGGGCTGGGCAAGGCCAGCTTCGCCCGCATCGGCCAGGTCTGCAGG aaCGACCTGGGCGGGCAGCGGAGCCTGGTGAACAAGTGGACGACGTTCCTGAAGGCCAGGCTGGTGTGTGCGGTGCCGGGCAGCGACGGGAGCGACACCTTCTTCGACGAGCTCC GTGACGTCTTCCTGCTGCGAACAAGGGACACACGCAACCCCCTGCTCTATGCTGTCTTCTCCACCTCCAG CTCGGTGTTCAGGGGCTCTGCCGTCTGCCTGTACAACATGCACGACATCCGCCGAGCCTTCCTGGGGCCCTTCGCCCACAAGGAGGGGCCCAACTACCAGTGGGTGTCGTACCAGGGCCGTGTGCCCTACCCCCGCCCGGGCATG tgccccagcaAAACCTTCGGCACCTTTAGCtccaccaaggatttccccgacGACGTGATCCAGTTCGCCCGCAACCACCCGCTCATGGCCAGCCCGGTGCTGCCGCAGGGTCGGCGCCCCGTCTTCCTGCAGACCAGCGGGGACGCCACCTTCACCCGCATCGCCGTGGACCGGGTGACGGCCGCCGACGGGCACTACGACGTCCTCTTCATTGGCACAG ACGTTGGCACGGTGCTGAAGGTGGTCTCGGTGCCCAAGGAGAGCTGGCAGAACatggaggagctgctgctggaggagctgcAGGTGTTTAAG GACTCGTCCCCCGTCACCAGCATGCAGATCTCGTCCAAGCGG CAACAGCTCTACGTGGGCTCCACAACGTCGCTGTCCCAGCTGGCCCTGCACCGCTGCGGGATCTACGGCAAGGGCTGCGCCGAGTGCTGCCTGGCCAGGGACCCCTACTGCGCCTGGAACGGCACCAGCTGCACCCGCTACATGCCCAACACCAAGCG GCGCTTTCGGCGGCAGGATGTCCGGAACGGGGACCCCAACACGCTGTGCTCTGGAG ATCCCCACAGCGGCAGCGTGCCGGAGAAGAAGCTGTACGGGGTGGAGGGCAGCAGCGCCTTCCTGGAGTGTGTGCCCAAGTCCCTGCAGGCTCGCGTGCTGTGGACCTACCAGAAAGCCAGCGGCACCCCCAGGAAAGAG GTGCCGCTGGACGAGCGGGTGGTGCAGACGGAGCGGGGCATCCTGCTGCGCAGCGTGGCGCGCCGGGACGCCGGGCTGTACCTGTGCCAGGCCACGGAGCACGGCTTCACGCAGAGCCTGCTGCGCCTCCGGCTGGAGGTGCTGAGCGCCCGGGAGGAGCCGCCCGCCGTGCCGCCCAGCTCCAAGCTGTGGTACCAGGACTTCCTGCAGCTGGTGGACCACCCCAACCTCGGCGCCGTCGACCGGGTCTGCCAGCAGCTGTGGGGCCGCCAGGCCTCCCAGGCCAAGCCCCACAAGTGGAAGCACCTGGAGGAGGCGCGGAGAGCCCGCAAGCGGCGCACCCACGAGCCGCCCCGCGCCGAGAGGGGCCCCCGCAGCGCCGCCACCTGGTGA
- the SEMA3B gene encoding semaphorin-3B isoform X1 produces MGGERAGAWAVAGQVCSACTGRAVRVWGVCTASCGCALAVSRQACAGLGVLELSAAQSPARRRAGKVTMVPTLLLLLLSLLGARGRMDGPHPRLRLSFQELKARHGLHTYGLERSCCYEVLLLDEERGRLFVGAKNHLASLSLDNISQQDKKIYWPAPVEWREECNWAGKDINAECMNFIKILHPYNRTHLFACGTGAFHPTCAYVEVGQRVEEPVFKLDTAAIEDGKGKSPYDPRHAAASVLVGEELYSGVATDLMGRDFTIFRSLGPRPSIRTEQHDSRWLNEPKFVDVFWIPESENPDDDKIYFFFRETAVEGQPGLGKASFARIGQVCRNDLGGQRSLVNKWTTFLKARLVCAVPGSDGSDTFFDELRDVFLLRTRDTRNPLLYAVFSTSSSVFRGSAVCLYNMHDIRRAFLGPFAHKEGPNYQWVSYQGRVPYPRPGMCPSKTFGTFSSTKDFPDDVIQFARNHPLMASPVLPQGRRPVFLQTSGDATFTRIAVDRVTAADGHYDVLFIGTDVGTVLKVVSVPKESWQNMEELLLEELQVFKDSSPVTSMQISSKRQQLYVGSTTSLSQLALHRCGIYGKGCAECCLARDPYCAWNGTSCTRYMPNTKRRFRRQDVRNGDPNTLCSGDPHSGSVPEKKLYGVEGSSAFLECVPKSLQARVLWTYQKASGTPRKEVPLDERVVQTERGILLRSVARRDAGLYLCQATEHGFTQSLLRLRLEVLSAREEPPAVPPSSKLWYQDFLQLVDHPNLGAVDRVCQQLWGRQASQAKPHKWKHLEEARRARKRRTHEPPRAERGPRSAATW; encoded by the exons CTGTCTGCGGCTCAGAGTCCAGCCCGCCGCCGAGCCGGGAAAGTGACCATGGTgcccacgctgctgctgctgctgctctcgcTCCTGGGCGCACGGGGCAGGATGGacggcccccaccccaggctcagGCTGTCCTTCCAAG AGCTAAAAGCCCGCCACGGGTTGCACACCTACGGGCTGGAGCGCTCCTGCTGCTACGAGGTGCTGCTCCTGGACGAGGAGCGGGGCCGGCTCTTCGTGGGCGCCAAGAACCACCTGGCCTCCCTGAGCCTGGACAACATCAGCCAGCAGGACAAGAAg ATCTACTGGCCGGCGCCCGTGGAGTGGCGAGAGGAGTGCAACTGGGCCGGCAAAGACATCAAT GCCGAGTGTATGAACTTCATCAAGATCCTGCACCCGTACAACCGCACCCACCTGTTCGCCTGCGGCACGGGCGCCTTCCACCCCACCTGCGCCTACGTGGAGGTCGGCCAGCGCGTGGAG GAGCCCGTCTTTAAGCTGGACACGGCGGCCATAGAGGATGGCAAAGGGAAGAGCCCGTATGACCCACGGCACGCAGCTGCCTCGGTGCTTGTGG GGGAGGAGCTGTATTCCGGGGTGGCCACCGACCTGATGGGCCGGGACTTCACCATCTTCCGCAGCCTGGGGCCGCGCCCGTCCATCCGCACGGAGCAGCACGACTCCCGCTGGCTCAACG AGCCCAAGTTCGTGGACGTGTTCTGGATCCCCGAGAGCGAGAACCCGGACGACGACAAGATCTACTTCTTCTTCCGCGAGACGGCGGTGGAGGGGCAGCCGGGGCTGGGCAAGGCCAGCTTCGCCCGCATCGGCCAGGTCTGCAGG aaCGACCTGGGCGGGCAGCGGAGCCTGGTGAACAAGTGGACGACGTTCCTGAAGGCCAGGCTGGTGTGTGCGGTGCCGGGCAGCGACGGGAGCGACACCTTCTTCGACGAGCTCC GTGACGTCTTCCTGCTGCGAACAAGGGACACACGCAACCCCCTGCTCTATGCTGTCTTCTCCACCTCCAG CTCGGTGTTCAGGGGCTCTGCCGTCTGCCTGTACAACATGCACGACATCCGCCGAGCCTTCCTGGGGCCCTTCGCCCACAAGGAGGGGCCCAACTACCAGTGGGTGTCGTACCAGGGCCGTGTGCCCTACCCCCGCCCGGGCATG tgccccagcaAAACCTTCGGCACCTTTAGCtccaccaaggatttccccgacGACGTGATCCAGTTCGCCCGCAACCACCCGCTCATGGCCAGCCCGGTGCTGCCGCAGGGTCGGCGCCCCGTCTTCCTGCAGACCAGCGGGGACGCCACCTTCACCCGCATCGCCGTGGACCGGGTGACGGCCGCCGACGGGCACTACGACGTCCTCTTCATTGGCACAG ACGTTGGCACGGTGCTGAAGGTGGTCTCGGTGCCCAAGGAGAGCTGGCAGAACatggaggagctgctgctggaggagctgcAGGTGTTTAAG GACTCGTCCCCCGTCACCAGCATGCAGATCTCGTCCAAGCGG CAACAGCTCTACGTGGGCTCCACAACGTCGCTGTCCCAGCTGGCCCTGCACCGCTGCGGGATCTACGGCAAGGGCTGCGCCGAGTGCTGCCTGGCCAGGGACCCCTACTGCGCCTGGAACGGCACCAGCTGCACCCGCTACATGCCCAACACCAAGCG GCGCTTTCGGCGGCAGGATGTCCGGAACGGGGACCCCAACACGCTGTGCTCTGGAG ATCCCCACAGCGGCAGCGTGCCGGAGAAGAAGCTGTACGGGGTGGAGGGCAGCAGCGCCTTCCTGGAGTGTGTGCCCAAGTCCCTGCAGGCTCGCGTGCTGTGGACCTACCAGAAAGCCAGCGGCACCCCCAGGAAAGAG GTGCCGCTGGACGAGCGGGTGGTGCAGACGGAGCGGGGCATCCTGCTGCGCAGCGTGGCGCGCCGGGACGCCGGGCTGTACCTGTGCCAGGCCACGGAGCACGGCTTCACGCAGAGCCTGCTGCGCCTCCGGCTGGAGGTGCTGAGCGCCCGGGAGGAGCCGCCCGCCGTGCCGCCCAGCTCCAAGCTGTGGTACCAGGACTTCCTGCAGCTGGTGGACCACCCCAACCTCGGCGCCGTCGACCGGGTCTGCCAGCAGCTGTGGGGCCGCCAGGCCTCCCAGGCCAAGCCCCACAAGTGGAAGCACCTGGAGGAGGCGCGGAGAGCCCGCAAGCGGCGCACCCACGAGCCGCCCCGCGCCGAGAGGGGCCCCCGCAGCGCCGCCACCTGGTGA